One segment of Nitrospira sp. DNA contains the following:
- a CDS encoding formate/nitrite transporter family protein has protein sequence MDYVKPYGVVDSMLAGGALKLGLPPRQLILRGMLAGAYLGIGTSMAVTVAVETGYWILGSLVFPFGLALAILLGAEIITGSFALLPVAAAHGQKNAGLSRVFANWGWVFLGNLLGSVLYATLFAIALTTGGDAPINAVGNKLIAIAQAKTTYYASHGSAGLLAAFTKGMLCNWMVSLAVVAAYMSTSLSGKFVAIWGPTLLFFSQGFEHAVVNMFLMPVGMMLGADVSISTWWLWNQIPVTLGNLVGGMLFTGLAIYAAHHATAPAAAPAQAPAQPVTARGDQAGYSPSY, from the coding sequence ATGGACTACGTGAAGCCGTACGGCGTGGTAGACAGCATGTTGGCTGGTGGTGCGTTGAAGCTGGGCTTGCCGCCCCGCCAGCTGATCTTACGTGGAATGCTGGCCGGGGCCTACCTGGGCATCGGAACCAGCATGGCCGTGACCGTGGCCGTCGAAACCGGCTATTGGATCCTCGGAAGCTTGGTCTTTCCGTTCGGATTGGCATTGGCCATTCTGCTCGGCGCGGAGATCATTACCGGCAGCTTCGCGCTGCTCCCTGTCGCGGCCGCTCACGGTCAAAAGAACGCCGGACTGTCCCGGGTCTTCGCGAACTGGGGATGGGTGTTCCTCGGCAATCTCCTCGGCAGCGTCCTCTATGCGACGTTGTTCGCGATTGCGCTGACGACGGGGGGCGATGCGCCGATTAATGCGGTCGGCAATAAGTTAATCGCGATCGCGCAGGCCAAAACGACCTATTACGCCTCGCACGGCTCAGCGGGTCTTCTGGCGGCCTTCACCAAGGGCATGTTGTGCAACTGGATGGTCAGTCTCGCCGTTGTGGCTGCCTATATGTCGACCTCGTTGTCCGGCAAGTTTGTCGCGATCTGGGGTCCGACGCTCTTGTTCTTCTCTCAAGGTTTTGAACATGCCGTAGTCAATATGTTTCTGATGCCGGTCGGCATGATGCTCGGCGCGGACGTGAGCATTTCCACCTGGTGGCTCTGGAATCAGATTCCCGTCACGCTAGGCAATCTGGTCGGCGGCATGCTGTTTACGGGATTGGCGATTTATGCGGCGCATCATGCGACCGCGCCGGCTGCAGCTCCCGCTCAGGCGCCGGCTCAGCCCGTGACGGCCCGGGGCGATCAGGCCGGCTATTCCCCGTCGTATTAG
- a CDS encoding CHASE3 domain-containing protein encodes MSDLLSNLPIARKLFLASVIPALTVLLLSILTYRSVTTFSDDEGQLNDIYYSQRLASEYLRLVVDLETGFRGFVLTSQEHYLFPYRTAQDHVLNIGRTLEAQVSQQDDQRLLITSVQQLVKQFINEKELLIDSVKAEHTEEARQYIEEGKGRTLMLKIRQDMGRFEHLTQMALNAKLAKIAQDRDTMLMTILGGGLFSLICMVAALHLIAHSITTPLARLASAVVTSDSNPIPHVPAMTRTDEIGHLSRVMGAMSAAIHSHIAMVQQSEANLRQLNQDLAGSEAKYRSIVDHAPFGIFTTRGMTLVFSNRYNSVLAGLDPSEEKDPDAVRRAIHPEDRDRVIEEFAQAVAEGQPCETIFRFLHADGTVRKVLSRRIPIRDQSGQVVMYQGFNVDITALDFMQTRLRRAERLATLGQVAAGIAHEIRNPLVGIGSTTSLLLDDTTTDDSRRPDLEVILQETKRLDRIVNQIIDYARPREIVAFAFDMAQLVHEVTKVLDEPLARKQATVTLSATAPPYVIQADRDQFKQVLLNVMQNAVEATPTGETITVTLTPLARGVEPGLEVAVADRGQGISPSHLQHVFEPFFTSGKPRGTGLGLAICRNILDAHGGDIALDSEPGHGTTVRVWAPLRQQPQRMQEEGTHAGHDLRHG; translated from the coding sequence TTGAGTGACCTCTTAAGCAACCTGCCCATTGCCCGCAAGCTGTTTCTTGCGTCGGTCATCCCTGCGCTGACAGTCCTGCTGCTCAGCATCTTGACCTATCGCAGCGTCACGACCTTCTCCGACGATGAAGGTCAATTGAACGATATCTACTATTCGCAACGGCTGGCGTCCGAATATCTTCGCCTGGTCGTCGACCTCGAGACCGGCTTCCGAGGTTTTGTGCTCACAAGCCAGGAACATTATCTGTTTCCGTATCGTACGGCCCAAGACCATGTGCTGAACATCGGCCGCACGCTCGAAGCCCAAGTGTCCCAACAGGATGATCAACGCCTGCTGATCACGTCAGTCCAGCAACTCGTCAAACAGTTCATCAATGAGAAGGAGCTGCTAATCGACTCCGTGAAAGCCGAACACACCGAGGAAGCGCGGCAATACATCGAGGAAGGCAAGGGACGGACCTTGATGTTGAAAATCCGGCAGGACATGGGACGGTTCGAGCATCTCACGCAGATGGCCCTGAACGCCAAGCTGGCCAAGATCGCCCAGGACCGCGACACGATGCTGATGACCATCCTCGGCGGTGGACTCTTCTCCTTGATCTGCATGGTCGCCGCCTTGCACCTCATCGCGCATTCGATTACCACACCGCTGGCGCGCCTGGCCTCCGCCGTCGTCACCTCCGACAGCAACCCGATCCCGCACGTACCTGCCATGACGAGAACGGATGAAATCGGCCATTTGTCTCGCGTGATGGGCGCGATGAGCGCCGCCATTCACTCTCACATCGCCATGGTGCAACAATCGGAAGCAAACCTTCGCCAGCTCAACCAGGACCTGGCCGGATCCGAAGCAAAATACCGGAGCATCGTCGACCACGCGCCGTTTGGCATTTTCACCACGCGAGGCATGACCTTGGTCTTCAGCAATCGCTACAATAGTGTGCTGGCCGGCCTCGATCCGAGCGAGGAAAAAGATCCCGACGCGGTGCGTCGCGCCATCCACCCGGAAGACCGGGACCGGGTCATCGAGGAATTCGCGCAGGCGGTCGCGGAGGGACAACCCTGCGAGACGATCTTTCGCTTTCTGCATGCCGACGGCACGGTTCGCAAGGTCTTGAGTCGGCGCATCCCCATTCGAGACCAATCCGGACAGGTCGTGATGTATCAGGGGTTCAACGTGGACATCACCGCCCTCGACTTCATGCAAACGCGTTTGCGGCGGGCCGAACGACTGGCCACGTTGGGACAGGTCGCCGCCGGCATCGCGCACGAAATCAGAAATCCCCTGGTGGGAATCGGCTCGACGACCTCGCTCCTGCTCGACGACACGACAACCGATGACAGCCGCCGTCCAGACCTGGAAGTCATCCTGCAAGAAACCAAACGGCTCGACCGGATCGTCAATCAGATCATTGACTATGCGCGTCCTCGCGAAATTGTTGCCTTCGCGTTCGACATGGCACAGCTGGTGCATGAGGTTACCAAAGTGTTAGATGAACCCCTTGCGCGCAAACAAGCGACGGTCACCCTGTCGGCCACGGCCCCTCCCTATGTGATCCAGGCCGACCGTGATCAATTCAAACAGGTGTTGCTCAACGTGATGCAAAACGCCGTCGAAGCCACGCCGACCGGAGAGACGATCACCGTCACGCTCACGCCACTCGCTCGAGGCGTCGAACCGGGCCTTGAAGTGGCGGTCGCGGACCGCGGCCAAGGCATCAGTCCCTCCCATTTACAGCATGTATTCGAGCCGTTCTTCACGAGCGGCAAACCACGAGGAACAGGATTGGGGCTGGCCATTTGCCGCAACATTCTCGACGCCCACGGCGGAGACATTGCCCTGGATAGTGAACCGGGACACGGCACCACGGTTCGCGTCTGGGCCCCGTTACGACAACAGCCGCAACGAATGCAGGAAGAAGGAACCCATGCAGGCCACGATCTACGTCACGGATGA